Genomic DNA from Bombus affinis isolate iyBomAffi1 chromosome 8, iyBomAffi1.2, whole genome shotgun sequence:
GATTGAACCAAATATTGCATCGTtgcgaattaaaaatatatttttcgcgATTATAATTGTGAAGAACATGAAATTCGATATGTTGCATAATTACTTAAGAATAATCAATACGGTCGTGTTCTGCTATGCCATTGCAGAATATAGGGGGGTCTATTGTTTCAGTGAACCAATCCAAATATTGTTTTtcccttccttcttcttctttcttatgACATTATCGCTTTAAATTCCATGCACAAACCCATAAAGTTAAAAAATACATTCTACAAATATTGGACaagtaaaaaattgataaacgcTATAATATACACGCTaaacataatttaaataaagaatTCGAGAACAAAATTCTACAACAGATAGACCCTCCATATTTCTGtacaaaaattgtattttaccTCTATCTAGTTTCTATTCATTCGTCCTACCGGCGTATTACGAAAAACGGATTGCATACACGTTAAAAAAATTGAATCGTCAAGATGGAAGATCAGTGCCAGTCCCACACGAACGGCGGACAGTTATAATTTATGGcacaataaataaatagttctttcgttattacgttattatgCTAATTATCCTTCATGTACAATACAAGAACCGCATGTTTCGTTTCGCTTGAAATTGGACTGACACGTTCCATTAGGAAATGAGAAACAtactaaaaaagaaagaaaaataaaaaaaaggaaagaaagagaacgaTTACCATCCGAAAAAATAAGATCCATATACTGTTTAGAAAATTACCCAACTTATAAACGGGTTAAACATTAGTCcgtttgattaaaattttcaacaatatactaagacatttataaataaatcaTTAACACTCTCTTTCCAGGGACTCTTTTCTCAATTACGAGGAACGCAGACTATGGACACTGAATTAGAATTATTTAGGCCTAGGACACattcaaataaattaattaaagtaaaaataactttaaatataaacaaaatttttgttGTTTTAGTGAAATTATTGTTGTTCTATATTCCAAATCATCTTCTGCTTTCCTCTTACAATGATCGAAACTATTATAAGATTTTAAACTGTTCGATACATCGTAAAGAATAAGTATGTATTGCGCGCAGGAAAGAAAAATAGCAATTCAATCAAAGATTTCACCAGTTCGTGGCCGTTTTCAATATCCAGACATTTCCTATCAGTTACCAAAATTATTACTGTTCACTCAAGAAACGAACTTTTGGTACTGTTTGGTACGGTCTCATTCTCTCTCCCTTCTCAAATCCTTGCAAGTTTCTAATCTTACACCGATACACACTTCACAAAACTCGCTTCaagatattcaaatcaacgaggcattatataaattatattcgaTGGTACCTATACTGTAAAGGAAAAACATCCTCGCACAACATCAATTACATTCAGATCGATCTTAAGGCTGATTTGGTATTTTCTTTCACTAATCAGAATCAACTTATATATTTACAAATccacattattattattttttacctTTTTCGTTTGTCCGTGAGCTGGTATTTTTCAACACTTTTCAACAAACGAATTACATTATCTACGTACGCTGCTGCAACCGTTAACGGCTGCGAAAATCTCATGGTCAACGAGGAATCATTAATTCACCTTTGACGATGATATACATTAAACACAAAAATGTTTTAAGACAGTTACAACGAATCGTACGCAACAATGTTGAAGTTTAAAATCATTTGGAAAAAATATCGAAGAGACTTctacaaatgaaattttcatgCAAAACAATCATTTTATTcccattaatattattttagttttgttaaatagaaattaatcaaatacAAAAATCACATTGAGGAATTCGAATCTTTTTCTAGACTCTgtcaaaaatatattcaaattaatGATCCTCTATTTACGTTTAGTAATTTATAAAAGTTAATGGTactacgataataataataattataataataataataattaagagCAGTTTTAATTTACGCGTAAGAGAAAtatgtgcgaattactttatgtAATATAAAGACGAAATCGTTCGACACTTATGAAAGCCCTGCCTCTCTTTtagcaaaaaagaagaaacaattttataagaaaaattaattaatacctTTTATCAATCAGTCACAACTTTCATTTACAACACAATAGCTTACATGATTACAAGGCGATTACACGTCAGAAGTTAGTCCGCAAAGATATTAGATACTGACAACAAACCATTCCTATTAATTAGATATTGATAAACTTATGACACAGTGATTGATGCCAACGTTAACttaaaaacaaaacaaaacaagaaataaaacaaaagaaaaatataaaaagaaaagatacaACAAATTACAAAAAACGAAACATACGTGGTAACATTGCGCCGTTCAATATGGTGTGCGATCGTAAAAAACGCTAGAAATGATTGCACACCCGTATCTGTGAGTCAGCATCAATCATTTGTCTTTATAAAATTGACTAAAAACGCAACGTTTGCATTAATTTAATATGGGCCTGTATTAAAATAGTAACTATGAACAACAGAGGGCATAGTAGCATTAAATGTGACACATGTGTAAAACTATATGACGAGAGGCATGTCTTTCTTGTTCGGCAAATTCACCTTTTTACCTTGCCAAAGGCTGTTGTGTATCGTAAAGGCATCTATGGTCACAGTCAGATGCTTTGTGTGTACTTGAGAAAAGCATTTTGCTCCTGaattgtatctaaaaacaaagaattatattataaatttattatatacattattGTACTCACAAGAGTTacatagtatatgtatatattcaaTCCACGTGATTATGCAAATGGTACATACGAGAAAAAggttttcacatttttcaatgTCCTTGCTTAATAACATGGTATTGCAATGTAGAATGAGATCAAGAAGTAGAATGAGATAGAAGTACATCTACaataaaaatctaaaaataaaaatctatgaTGACAAACTTACTTGAAAAATTTGTCGAACATTTTATCCATGACTTGTTTCGGTCCAGTACCATATAACTTTGAAACTTCTTCTCTATCTGGGCAGTATGAGTAGAGAGCCCGGAATTGGCAGCCAGCATCTCGAAATAAGATAAGAAAATGCTTGCTTTCTGATCTTGCAATTTCGTCCAAAACTCTTCTCTTAGCTTCCTTATTTACCGTTCCCGGAAACACACAATACTCCACAGCGTTTAGCATAATGCCACGATTTGACTTGGTGGTTGGTTGTTTATACAATCTCGGACCTATTGACAAAAAGAAACCAATCTCATAAAGTTTACGCAATATAAACTTCATCAGTGAATAATTGCTTGCTTAACAACttaatttaacaaaattttcCACGTGGAGAATTTAAGTGTATTCCACATCTCCTAAAAAAAGAACATTTCTTCATAAAGATGGCaacaaatttcaatttataaattatgaatTCTTACATTTGTACCTGAGtagtaaataaatgaaatttgtaaCTAACTTTCTTAAAATCCTTACCATTATAGTCCATCATCGAACTTGGTGTACTACTGATATCGCTGCTACCATCATCGAACACGCGTCTCTTGGTCATCAAACCGGGAGGTAAAGAACCAGGTCCTGATGGCGACGGAAGATGCCTCATGCTACCCATGCCCGGACTCGGTGCTCTCCTAGGAGGTGTAGCTCTGCCCAGTCCGCTGTCCGTATCTGTGTATCGACACATCATACCGTCTTGATCACTACTCGAACCTGCGAACGCAAGCTCGGTATATgaagatagaaataaaaaaaaaaagactcgaACGTATGTGTCCGTCCACGAGATAAAGGACAAGAGATACGGCCTTTCAACAGTCAGTCCAATGTATAATACGTTTATACCCATCCAAGCAAGAGGAATTTGAACGGaatcaattttattaattactaaaCAGTTAGTCCCTGATACGGATTGTGAGATATTAGTCACTTGTTAGACTTACGAAGGACCTTCAAGAGTATCCATCTTCATAGCTTGCGTCCAATATAAaaactttgaaaaatatatatcatacaaatattaaaaatttgttttctttttaattctatGTATCGTCTAAGTTGTTCAAACAGTAAAACTTTTCATGATTCTAAGATAATCTAAGCAACTATTTATTCGAGGAATTTCGAAAACCATAACGATTCCGACAATTTGACTCAGATACTATTTAATCTAACACTTTGTAAAACGCGACGAAAAAACAGTGGACAAATTCATTTGTGGTAAAACATATGATTGCTAGTAGTAATTTTGCGATTTTAGCGGACAAACGAAGCATAACAAATTCATCTATAGACAGTATAATCCGTTAAATGCAGTAGTAAATGTATTAACTCATGCAGCACTTATGAGCTCTATTGAGAAATATAATGCTCTTCGCTAAGATGAATTTACTATGCTATATTACCATAATACCTGGAAATAAAAATAGAGAGGAATGACAGAACAAATACATATTCAACATAAGTGATGGATAAGATGATACAGGACCTAAATGTGAGTCAGAGTGAAAGGTTATTATATGGAAACTGGAACCACCAACAATAATCTGAAAAACACTGAAAACATTGGTACCCATAACCAGTGCTGTACAACAATAAGCCCAACAAGCATCAACTTAAATTTATCTGCAGCAAATGAGTTATCCTGTGAATGAGAATCAAAATTTTATCTGCTCATAGAGGAACATTTTGAGAAGTAAAGAAGTAaagacaatttaaaaaaaaaaaggctgGGAAGCGCTTATGTATCATTTATCTCTCAAGCAATAGAATATAAACATAGCAGATAGAATTTCGAACACATCTAAACAATGTGCTGTTGGTGTATGCGTGTAAGTATATCACTGCCACCTGTGCTCCGATCTGCCACCATGCGACTACGTGTATGCTATGTAGCCTACAAAAAATTGGAACGGTGTACGGGACACGTAAAATATACTTTTGCACGATAGAAGGGGGATTAAACGTATTCCAAGTCACTGGTGCTTCTTACCACACAAATTCATCAAGGAATTAGACTTTCTCCCCTTAAAGTTTTGGTAACTCGGGTATTTAGGCCTGCCTCTAACCTGTTGCTGAGGCTCCTGCACATCTGCAATAATGCAATGTTTACCTTGTTACATTCCAAACGCTATGTACGATCAAAGATTAATAGTAGGGGATGCTTCAATCGTACGTCATTGCATCAGGGGCAGAGTCTAACTACGAGCCATGTCCACTAGGAACATCAAAAACTCAAGGTAGCCAGTGCAGGTTGGTGCAGAACAATGTTGCGTTCCAACTGAAAGATGTCTACTATAAGGCGCTACTTAAAAATAAAGTCATACCCTTAAGTAACCTTACTTAGGTAATTTGAAGAATAATCAAATGCTAATGAAATATTCAACATTGTAAGATTCATACGTAGCTGCCCATACCAGTGATACATCCTGCAACGAGTCTACTTTCATCAAGCCAAACGTTTAAAGGAACATGATTTAAGGCATTCTTTCTATAAACAATATTCAACCCACCTCTAGATGTTTTGTAGGAACCACGTCGACCAAGTTGATTCATACTTCGACAAGGGGAGGAACCTCTACCGTCGTCGGGTGAATCTACGGAAGATACTAAAATAGGGTACCTCTATTACAATCAGTTAGTTCCTCTCCAGGACGATACTAAATACTATATATGTTCTTAAGAATATGTTCTGCTACGACATTACATTAATAAacagatattttaaataaatttgaagcATGCAAAATTGTACGAAAAGAAAAGTgccataatatatatatatatatatcattcacacgttaaaaattaataattttgaaaaaaaaatattgaacaCAATATATCGTCAAGTATTTTCCATTCTTGCTTATATATATTTGATACAATAATATTGCATTTTTTTCTGTTATATATGAAGTGATTGTATATATGTTATAACTAATTAATTTGGGAATATTTCCATAAATTTTGCCGTCAAATATTAGAAGCAGCAAGTATAAACAAAACACTCCAATCAGCATGTTAATAATCATAGGATGACATTTAATATTCCAATAATTTGTTACTTGTTTAGCTCTTCTTATGCAAAgctaacaaatatatatatatgtgatgTTTTAGATATATACGCGAGTCAGAGAGTGTGTGTTGTGCATACCCCTGAGACTGCCGCCCCGATAAAGAGGGCCGGAACGTCGTTCATCGAAATGGGCAGCAGTGAGACTGTCCTGCGAGCCTCGGTAGTAATCTCGCCTCATCGTCGGAGAAGTCAGCGACGCTACAGTAAGTGTGTTAGTGCAAAACAATCAGCTCGAAATTTCTTTACTATTCTAGTTTATTCAAATGAGTATCTAGGTAATGTATGAGATCAGTTCGCTGTGCAATGTTTTCATCTGGAACGATCGACGGCTAAACTAGTATAGCCGAAAAAATTTAGAGCTTATGGAATTGTGACTGGGTGAGCTcccataaaacaaaagaaaacaaCAAGAAAATCAGTATGAAAAACACGACGttactaaaggaaaaaaaaattagATCTTTCGGACTTGAATTTTCGCCATGCAAAAAATAAATGCAATTACATTACAACACTAAGAAACTGTTACTATTAGATTATAATAAAGGAATATACTTGTTACGATAGCAGTGGTAACTGTTATCTTGGAGGTGACTTAATACATGTACAGTAATATATGTTAAAATATGTTGGtcattacattatataaataacaatCATTTTAACTATATGTATCCTATTTAATTTCCTCTCCAAGAAACACTGATCATTGCAGTGAATAATTGTTTCACTACCAAATGTTAGATTCGTTATTATACCTGTACTTAGATTAGAAGAAGAACCCTTCTTTCCACGGCTCGGCGTAAGAGCTCCAGAATCCAACTCCGTACCAGCATCCACATGAATCGTTTTGGGTCGAGGTCGAGTTGTTGCAGTCTTGTTACGCAATTTCGTTGGTTTTATTGTATTAAGAAGTTCTTTATCGATAACCTTGCCCTAAGTAATAGTAACAATTTCTAGCGATTAATTCAATTAAAACACTATTGATGACAGAAAACTTAGAAAAAGCATTCACTTCTCTTTCTGCCTCTTCTATTGCTTTCTTTACTTTATGTTGTTCTAAAATAGCTGCCCTTCGTTGCCTTTCCTCTTCCTTTTTACGAGCTCTTTCTTctgctttcaatttttcttgtTCTCGACGAGCTTGCGCTTCTacctcttttctctctttcatcTCTTCTTGTTGCTGTCTTCTTTGTAATGATAAGAGCATTATACGTTCCTTTTTCCGTTCCATTTCATCAAGAGAATTCTACAACAATATTCCAATAAAGTGTATGTaaggtaaaagaaaaaaaaaagattgtaCAGCGACAAAATTCATGCGAAGTTTATCGCATAACTTACTGGATCAGGATTTGCTAATTGATTTCCAATTATTAAACCAACTCCAGATTGTCGACTCTCTCCACTCATCTCATGTCGTTCTCTttgcttttctctttctccttctctttgTATTTCTCTATCTCTAATTTCTTGCCGTTGGAAGTCTCTCTCGTCTATCTGACGCTGCTTTTCTCGATCAGAATCTCGTTGAATTTCCAGCTGTTTCTGCCTATCCATAACAATCGCAGAAGGAGAGTCAGGACGCATCGTAAAATCTTCACTGTCAACATATGAAGACACGCCTCTTtcctaaagaaaaaaaaaaattacacatttattatatacataacaCGTCCTGTATACGGAttctaaaatttttaaattatcattaCATATTTACCTTTTTAGGGGATGTCCTTTTCACTCTAAGGGTTGGTTTTGGTTTTTTCGGCGCGTCATTATCAAAGCAGATATAAAATCCTTTTTCACCAGCATCCGTTGGATCTAAAGGCGTTACCTCTGGTGTACCTGATGGAGATGGTGTGGCTTCTCTTAATGATGGATGAGGTTGAAATGAATTACGTGATATTGAAGGTCTAGTTGGTGATGGAATTCTATATGTACGGCTGCCGGACGTGATGTTTAAACCTCTTATACCTTGTGTAAGCTCATCATCATTTCCTTTAAAACACATGAATGAGTGAACAAAAAGAGGATGAAAACAAAAACATAAACGTAATGAATTCTTTGAAGATATTACACATGATATGTTTTTAGGTGAATGGGGAAAAAAAAACACTTACCAATAAATGATATATTCTGAGGCTTCATGTCATCAACAGGTGGAGCTGGAACAGGTGCGTGCATTGCAGTAATTTGTCTTTTTTCAGTAGGGCTTTCACACTTAATCGGTATATGGTGTACAGTTGGCCTTTTTGGTTCAGGACTTTCACTCATTAACTGACTTATTCGATGAACCTACATATCAAAATTGAGGATAGAAAATTTGGTAGCGACgacattaatataatatataaactaTCAAACTGTCACAAATAAACGAACCTTATAATGATAACTATACGAATTAGTAAAACTGGATGAATGAAAAAACTGCATTTTTAGTtgtataaatcttttaaaaaGGCAGGTAATTTAAAAAAGGGAGAGGAGCGCTCGAACGTTGAAACTTCAATCCGAGGAGCGTCTGCTATACTAGGTGTGAAGAGAGTATCTATAAATGTGCATTACATCACTAACTGGTTCCATGACAGTTTCttacatatacacatacatgTATGAAGCAATTCATTTACAATCTAATTGACCAAAAAAAGTAGCGAATAATATACAATCTTAACAATAAAACAAAACTTCTCTGTTAGTTTAAATTAgtattatgaaaatatatataattatttatttttattttttacgtgcttaaaatataaattttattaaaaatacattaattAAAACGAAGTTTGATAAATTGGACTTCAAGAATttaagatatattttaatattgtttccataaataaaataaaattttaaataatacttagataaaaatagaaataaaaatttttccttgtgaattattaaagaaaaataaaaatcaaatagAATAACTAAAGATCATTATACTCACAGCATTGCGATGTTGTGGACTAGCAGAAGATGGTGGTGTTTGATTAAAGATAGATGTAGATGATGGATATGTAGGACCAGGATGACTCATTTGATTATTACAAAGACTATGATCTCCACCATTGAGGTACCTCGGTTCTTGAGGAGTATCGTGTAGAACAAATCCTTTCTGTTGAGGTGGATGCGTTCCCCAATTTCGTGTATCTTGATATAAGCGCATGTCTTGTTGATAAGCTACATAAAGTTTTGAAAGATTTAtgttaaaaattatgaaaacatCAATAGATTAAATCCTAGGCTGTTATAATGTACATACGTGTTGGTTGAGTACTATATCGTGGATCCATTGACTGCTGATAGCCCACAGCAGCCATTTCATTTGCTAAGCTTTGAGTTGGAGGTGGTTGACCCCACATTCGTCTTTGCAATTGGGGTTGATCATGTAGATAAAACTGAGATTGCTGAGTATCTTGTAATTTGGATGTTAATGGATTTATAGGCGCCATTCCAAAATTCTAAACAGGGaaggaaaaaagatataaatgttttagatgttattataaaataactaaattacgGAACTGGAAAATAGTACATACTTGCATATGTTGTTGACTAAGACTTTGCAATTGCTGAAACTGTTGCTGTATTTGCTGTTGATGCTGTGTCATTAAATGCTGCTGCTGTATTTGATTTTGCTGATTTGCTAAACGTTGTATATCAGCTTGTATTTCACTAAGACTGTTATTCATTCTGCGAAAAGGTGTACATATTCTTTTTCAACAGATTTGATAAAACGAAATCTTTgtatattataaaatgaaaatgtaTACTAACTGTGATATAGATTGATGATATTGCTCAAGATCCATGTTCTCAATATCTGGAGTGCGTCTTGTTTCAATAAATGGGGCGTTACCGTCATGCTCTAACCATTTATGTTCAACATCCCGAACATCCTCACTAATTTCCTATGATCATTGGTACAAATATTAAATGATTATTTGGAATATGTAAAGAATGTATTCTCtcataatattaatatactGCACACCTACAGGTACATTAgccattttgtattttatccaTTTCTCAATATCTAATAATTGATGACAATCTTGCAACataatatacgtatatcttTTGACATATgcacaaatatttcaattaaaaataaataatatacttgTAGATGTATAAGTAAACAGAAGTTTAATGTGTGTgaacaatataatattattgGTGATCATTTAAATTGAAGACCCGTAATATTGATGACCTAAAGCTTAGAGTCAGTTTATAAGTCATATTTTTCTATAGTAATTTTAAGAGCTGAAATTGCCTTTCAATGCGATTTTCCCTTGAAGTAGTAGATAAGATTACAATAAACACAGATCAATGTCTACAATTAACTACTGTAAAAATGTACACATATAACAATAGATCAGTCCAGTTCAAAGTATTCATACATACATCACATATGTATTCCAATGTAAGATTGGTTTTGTTAATGTTTTTGTGCTAAAGTATGTTTAGAACACAAGTGTAAAACCACCACCACAAACAATAATTTCAAATCAAATTTCAAACACGTCTCTATAGATTCTTATCCAGGGAGTGTTTAGTACTGTACCATGCGTTCCGAGAGCGATATTGTACAAAATTGCATTGAAACGTGGGAACAGAGTAGCAAACTTGATCAAAGACCACAGAATGCATTGAGACTGTTTCGTTTTCCTCTATGACTAAATGTAAGCAACGATAAGCAGAATAATCATacattgttaaaaaaaaagactcaaTTGAGATTATTTTCTGATTAAAAGAAATTATAGAAAGCACATTTTCTATCTTACTTGCAGCGTACTAaggcaattattattattattgctctTTACTTGTTTCTTATattaagaattaaaaataagaGATCAAAGTCCTTTTAATGATATCTTTAAAAGCAAAAGTACAAAAGAAGTTAACGAATGTCTAGAAGCCATACATAAGCCATGTATGTAAATTGCTAGACGAATCAGCAAATATTTCTCTTTCAAATGTTCATCTACAGGAACACTGTTGTATAATATCGTACCTTGAGCGAGAAGGGTCTCTGTGGTTTTTCTTGAGAGGGTTGTTGGGTTACAGGGGTCGTCTCGGAAACACTTGTCGGGGTCTCCCCCGAAGATCCGGAGGTTACAGGAGTGGGGGGACCAATTTCAGCCGGACTGTCCCCCCCAGACGTTGATGAAGAGGGAGATTTAACCTTACCCTGCAACCAGCCCAAGCACCGTGCCTTGTTAAGTACTTGGAGTCCGCATATGCTGAGTCCAATATGTCATCAACCACCACACCATGGTCGGACTTCTCCGCAGCCAAATATATACGTTACATTCAAGCACTAAACGCCAAAGCCAATTCAAAGACTTGCAAATACTTAATTACCAATAGCTTTCTTCGCTATTGCACAACTGAATAATTCTTTTTAAGTAAGTACGATAGAACTTCCATAGTGCACAATGTTCCCAACTAAAGTGAATGAGTAAATAGGTATCCGTTTATCTGATTACTTGAAGAACTTGAAAAGAAACATAGCGTTTTTACTGCCTTTATCTTCTACATTCTCAGATATAAATTATCTTTTACTAGGAATTACAATTCTTATAATTTGATTTCGTTTATATTTAGGATTTTTCAGTTTTTctaaatttaatatcaatagATGAGAAGTAAGTCAATTTGAATATAACTTTCTCGGTTAAAAGTTGCTAATTACTAATGTAAAACATGCATACCGTCACCAAATTAATTTAAACGGTTACTTGTTTATTACTCACATTACTTATTTAgagatatttttacataaacatGTATAAAGCGGAGGAACGAGAACGGCATCCAAGGAATTGATAatctattttattatacaaagtGTGTAGTCTACGTTCAATTTTATAATTCTGTAATAATAGAACTTTATCATATCAGCATGCACTTACCACCAAGTACAGCTGAAagataagaaagaaaaacgtATTACAATAGTTTAGCTGGCAATAAAGATTATCTGCATTAACCATGATAGGCGTCAAAATTATATCACATTTGCAACTACACACAAAGATTCATCGCTCCAGAAGCTAATGATATGACAGAAATATAGATGTTACGGAAAGAAATTAACAAGTATCGAAAAATATGCGGCATTTACCTGAAATAAAACATTATTATCGCAAGCTCACTTACAACGCTACTTCACAGTAATTGAATATAGTAATACAGCCAGTTATAAAATCAAATAAACGTTATAGAagcaaatatataataaatatcgaaTTGCTTGTGGATCTAAAGAAATTTCGttacagaagaaaaagaaactgttCGACGTTCGATACAATATAATTATGCATTGCTCTATACTAAACACCCGTGGCTAAATTTCAAATACCTCATGGCTGTATTCAATGCTCTGTTTCGTTTCGATTTATCTCCTTTCCCCTATTCTTGTACGAGAACAATCGAAGATTAATTCCTCCGGTATACTAAGTATAATTAAAAACGAGAAAACGAAGCACATATACGCTCTCTAAAAATACTTATTCTCATATC
This window encodes:
- the LOC126919322 gene encoding patronin isoform X18 codes for the protein MWSAITRLFVKGKTEESAPRTKDRTCDGVPDTVVHVFDAMDRNAGDDRRKGPAGEQHHDGAESEHFSDAYDSRQAKQRASVKWLLSKAYNNRVPENLRDPYYIDNENQEHLKPQIVHALSNAELYCLALANIYSDPNYHNQNHCGILQALARKGVYLAEPNNTQLTETILIQNSPLKMSAHMAVIEGLMVLYAKEVVTGDRVVSAIRRFDPQAEVDVPADHEKGLLLWISHASNALIAKIQAEEGAGDKTRLPELPAAKDFQSLCDGVGLAAVVAFYCPGELNWMDIRVSKRPSVADALHNLSLVHAFCNRCLPYSIFHMLPEDVTYMRGCMKQNLVVFLADMYNVLEIHPAKCVRYPGEERAMQFLDACPRNSHGVAHKRSLPQSIAPIPDLRSNLSVSAPGFTVAKAPSSSSVKKSQSLQQTAENYSHDDRRAGSEESFVVHRGKGIPTLSSVADEKSITRVDAAGRPSNWEEQRRSSYAGRRSRRNSVSDDSQLTIENFGGSQDNLHNFGRNPDKEVGAHIGKRSTTEPTLPARSSVQDVYGSGVQHILSDNGYDKEEPPRLRRQTSNSSLDNVALKQILHSSENVNSDGDTSKLASFANLSRQSSEKGINLTYTEQERDDSKSNLSNKKLGQTNGNRNGEKKTTFATLPNTTTWQQQSNQQSQQMEQHSVADENGGNTIMASQLNNIRLKLEEKRRHIENEKRRMEVVMSKQRQKVGKAAFLQAVTKEISEDVRDVEHKWLEHDGNAPFIETRRTPDIENMDLEQYHQSISQMNNSLSEIQADIQRLANQQNQIQQQHLMTQHQQQIQQQFQQLQSLSQQHMQNFGMAPINPLTSKLQDTQQSQFYLHDQPQLQRRMWGQPPPTQSLANEMAAVGYQQSMDPRYSTQPTPYQQDMRLYQDTRNWGTHPPQQKGFVLHDTPQEPRYLNGGDHSLCNNQMSHPGPTYPSSTSIFNQTPPSSASPQHRNAVHRISQLMSESPEPKRPTVHHIPIKCESPTEKRQITAMHAPVPAPPVDDMKPQNISFIGNDDELTQGIRGLNITSGSRTYRIPSPTRPSISRNSFQPHPSLREATPSPSGTPEVTPLDPTDAGEKGFYICFDNDAPKKPKPTLRVKRTSPKKERGVSSYVDSEDFTMRPDSPSAIVMDRQKQLEIQRDSDREKQRQIDERDFQRQEIRDREIQREGEREKQRERHEMSGESRQSGVGLIIGNQLANPDPNSLDEMERKKERIMLLSLQRRQQQEEMKERKEVEAQARREQEKLKAEERARKKEEERQRRAAILEQHKVKKAIEEAEREGKVIDKELLNTIKPTKLRNKTATTRPRPKTIHVDAGTELDSGALTPSRGKKGSSSNLSTASLTSPTMRRDYYRGSQDSLTAAHFDERRSGPLYRGGSLRVSSVDSPDDGRGSSPCRSMNQLGRRGSYKTSRDVQEPQQQVRGRPKYPSYQNFKGRKSNSLMNLCGSSSDQDGMMCRYTDTDSGLGRATPPRRAPSPGMGSMRHLPSPSGPGSLPPGLMTKRRVFDDGSSDISSTPSSMMDYNGPRLYKQPTTKSNRGIMLNAVEYCVFPGTVNKEAKRRVLDEIARSESKHFLILFRDAGCQFRALYSYCPDREEVSKLYGTGPKQVMDKMFDKFFKYNSGAKCFSQVHTKHLTVTIDAFTIHNSLWQGKKVNLPNKKDMPLVI